The following DNA comes from Heliangelus exortis chromosome 2, bHelExo1.hap1, whole genome shotgun sequence.
ACTGCATTTAAGGGATGgttagagagagagaaaaaaaaaattacaacctTGGcttatttcaaacaaaattaacTGGGAGCAATTCTAATGTATACAATGGGACAACAAGACAACCAGGAAAAAACACCCAAAGAAACAGTGCCTATTTGAACAAGCATAAACCCTTTGCTATTAATAAATATAAGTCAGGACAGTTTATCAATAAAAGTTACAGTTCTGTTTAACCATTTAATTCACAAATAGCACTAAAACTGTGCAGATGTAGAACAACTGTGTCAAACTGAGCATACAAAGAAATGGGAATTAAAAACTGAACCTGACTCtcaaaagacagggaaaaagacATGCTAGCTTAGTTCTGAACCATATTTTTTGTTGAAGCAATGAGTTTATTTAGCTAGGTTAAGAGTGCAGAAGGTAAtgattttactattttttttcaaataaaacacgatgaaaaatattttcctttttgtttcacCAATACAATCCCAGTAATATAATTTATTGGGACTTTCTTTAGGCCTCAACCTAAATCTTGATACCAAGACACAGGAAGGGCAAGAGCATATGTCTCCTGAAGAAACTCAAATAATATACTGCCCTTTGAAGGCACTTGTGCTTCTGCTTCAGATGAGTAATTCTTACACAATTTCTTTATGAGGATCTCTAAGTTTTTCTggttacaaatatttttctgggaCAGCCCCACATTTTCTCACAAAAAGCTGAATGCCTTTACCCCCTCCCCCCAATAAGTTAAACTCTATAAAAGACTACTATGAGTCTATGACAATCACAAATTTTTAGAGATTAACAGTGAAAAGAAGATCCGCACAACTttataacaaaagaaaaactgcataCAAAACTTTGGAAAAGAAGAGTAAGTATTTTTATATCATGAACGTGAAATCTGCTGAGAAGTTTCTAAAGTTAAACATTAAACACATGAAGTTCTTTGCAGAATGGTCTGAAGTTTTAACAAAATGTCACAGAGTTTTGGAGCACAGTTAGGAAAAATCAGACTGGTGTGTCTTCAGAACACCTAGGACACAGTGCAGGAAGTAgttatacacatatatatattttttttaaaaaaatcttttaagctGCTGTAAAGCATGTTCACTCTATTATGATGCACAGCATCACTGGACTGACCCTGCTATAATATTTATCTAGTGTTCTTTTTCTGCATGTCAATAGCTCTCTAAAGCAAACATTTGCAGTATCAAAACAAGTCTAATGTTAACCCTTGTCTGCAACTAAACGGGGCCAATTCTTTAAAGTGTGCAATacctattttctgttttcttatcCAAATTTCTTTAAGTGGTAGAAATGTTTGAGTAACCTGTGAGAAACCACTGCGGGAAGTTTATGAATGGAATGTACTAAAAATATCTTGTGTGCAGTGCTGAATGATATTGTGAACACAGTGACAAATGTGGCCAAACCGGTTTCATACCAAGCACGAGTGGATGAGGATATtatctggaaaaacaaaagcaaaaaggaggAAGCAAAAGTCTGCACTGGATTATCATCCATTCTCTGTACATCTCACACAACACGAACCACTCAGGAACTTCCCATCTCATTGGCTGAGACTAGGACAGACTTTAGTTTAAGTCATatagattattttcttcctctataTTACAGATCTATTAGTCACTTCAATTAAATGTATACTTTCTGTCCATACTGAGTCATTAGAAGTCTCATCTACCTTAGGGGTTCAGTGGGCTTCTATAGTACTACTCTTGGAACCAGTACAGCATGGTCAAGTAAATGAGCAACCATTTGGGTCCAGCACTCCCTTCACGTTGATTTCTGGCGATAATGAAGCGTCAGATCCCCCCCACTCTTCCAGATGAAGTGCTTTACTGTTCGAAGGTCCATATTTGGATCCAAAACCTAGATGGAAAAAATTCAACTTTTAATCTGCAAGACTGTCAGAAATTCAAAGCTAAAACACAACACACCGGTTGGGCAAAACAATCCTATGGGTAAactggcataaaaaaaaaaaaaattaaccatgAAGAGGCTCAGATTTTTCTATTAGCAAGTAAACCTTCTGCattattgaattattttaataatgtaaCTTCACACTACAATCACCTCAATATTTAACCTTCATGCATTTACTACACTTACTAGAAAATTTATCATTTTGGACAAACTTTTAACTCTGCCAGCAAAGTGATATTAAAACCATCCCAAAATGCTAGAAATGGAACTAAGGAATTGCATTAAGTCCATTTGTTGGATATGAGTAATTAATCCTACAAAGGCTACAAGTCAGACCAAATCATAACATGCATGCTATAGAACTTCCTTGGTTCAGCTGTCTGCAGCTGTCTGAAGTTGAGCCAGCAGTCTTTAAAGTTTGCTTTGTCAAAATATTTACACAGTTTTTATAACCCATAACATACTTCAAGCTCAGTATTCAGAAATTCACAACCCATTCACTGCTAAACATTGCTTTTGTTTACAGGATAAAACACCCAACTAACTGACCTGGTCCTGGCACAGAAGTTCAATCTTCTCCTCTGCTAGCACAGCAAtatcctcttctttttcttgttctcctgcTTTTTCATTATTGGAAGAGCTGGTGGTCTGAGATTCGTTATCCAAGTTTATGATTTTCTCATACACATGTTCCATCACTTTCCTCACCTGAAGCATATCACTTGCTGACAGTCTGTCTCTATAGAAGGTAAGAGAAGTTTGATAGGAAAAAACTTGAGAAACTCTATTTCTAGTCTTCACAATGCCTTAATCTGAAGCAAACTATGCAAGTACACATATAAactctttatattttaatagtAAATTATCAGAATCAACCAGAATGCCATGATCATAACAGCTGTTTATCCAACGattcaaaagcagaagagactctgaaaattgtaaaaatctcaaaagaaaaatgaccaAATGAAAATCAACCTTTAGATTAAGAGTGCTGTACACAATCCTTACCCTTTCAATAGAAAAGGGCTTAGAAAGAGAAGGTACAGAACAATAAAAGCAGTAAGCCAGGACATGCTGTTCACCTCCCTACACTAACAGAGAAGCATTctaaagaagcagcagcagtttttccTCAAAGTACACAAAAAAAGGCTATGAAGCTCCTCTTTCACAAATTGGCTCTCATGTGAAGAACTCAATGAGACTCAAGCAGGATCCAGGCAATGTGGAAACCACTCAAAATTGTTCCTTATACGTAGCAGCTATATTGCCTACAACACTGACTTCCTATCTGAGGATTTACTTCGATTTCTATCCTACGTAGCTCCCAGTTACAGCTGACAGGATGGCAAGACCATCTTGAACTCCTTACTGTCATGTTTTGtactttcctcttttaaaatgctattaTCCATCACTGTTAGcaataaaaaacataaaattgtGGTTCTGAACGGTGTAACAATCCATAAATTCCCCTGTTTTCTtataaaatagcaaagaaagTTTACTATCAGTAGTTAGTTCTTGGACATATCTCAGCATAAATGTAAGCAACTGCCCACTGACCccagaagaaaactgcagttCTTTCAAATATTCTGATATAATTCAGTGTTTCAGAGTGATGCTGCTTACATGACTAAAAACTCATACAAATTCATCAAGCACACTATAATTCTCTAGAAAATGagattgttggggttttttgagctTGCAATTCTCTTACTGCATTTTTGATAGTCAAAGATGCTTTACTTACTTTTTTAGAGTTTTTGCCCCTGATGATGAATGAGGTTGGAGGTAGAAGGGAATCTTATTGAATTTGGGCAtatttttctagaagaaaacaaGTTTGAAACGTGTTAATTTAAGGATGAACTATCAGCTCCTACTTCCACCACCAGCTGGTCTGTGAAGTAATTCAGCTCCTAATTATCAAAAACCAAGAGAGATTCTTAATCAACACAACCACCACAGCTAACTTCCAAATTACTCATGCTCCTGAGATGCTTCAGTTGAGACTATGCATATATCATCTGGCTTTGAATATAAATTATCATATATTTCAAAGGAAAGTAGATAGCTCTACACTTAAAGAGGGAAGCAATTATGCACAgtactttgaattttttttctgagatctTTTGTAAAAAGAACATAAGTAAAAATACTgtagctgaaaacaaaaaagaattaatcTCAAAGGGTCTTGAATATAGACCTTGGGACCACTTATCTTAAATACAAACAGAGCAAAATTTTTAAGAGTCATTTCAGATCCTGTacagttaaaggaaaaaagttcaccttaaaaagaaaaaaaacacacaccagAAAATCTATACCAATAATCTATACCAATGATACTTACATCCACAGTGATGTCAATTACCCATTGTGGCACAGTTTCATTAAGAAGCATAGATTCAGTTTCACCACCTGAATCTCGACACAATAACCTAAGACATACAGAAATATCCTTTGTGAATAAAACCAATTTTTGTAATGTGCATTAAAAAACTTTCAGGAGAGGTCCTGCCCTCTTAATGGGCAGGGAACTTTGACCAGGTTAGCTGGCCCTTCTCATCATCAAAATTACTGAGGAACCCATCACATATTTTCTGTAAAGACCAGAAAAAGAAGCTACAGGAAGAAGACAGATCCCTAGAGCAGAAATGGGGAGAAACATCTCAGGAGACAACAGGCCCAcagagaagtttaaaaaaactaCTTTGCACATGGATTGTGTATGTTTATGTCTTAAAGTACAAAAGTgtcaggagaaagggaaagacaCCTGGcataaaggaatttttttctgcttggaaaaaatgAACTTTGCATGTAAAGTGTTTGCTAAACCCCCACTAAATAGAAGgaataaaaccaatttttaagaaatgtgcACATACAATGGTGAAACAAAGCCacatagtattttttaaattccaatTAAGCATTTAGGCAGGGAGTCATGCAAGCCACCTCTTGCTCCCTCCAATAATGTCTTTTCAGTGTTCTGAGAACAAGCTGTATAAGACACAAGATCTACCACTACAGAATGAATTCAAGTATTAAGCCCAAGTAGTATTATTAAGTGTAAACACACtgataatgcagaaaaaaagtatcagttttcaaagctgaaaagaGTTGCCCTGTTTTACTGACCAATTCTTGGACTGGAAGTTACATAGATTTTGAGCCTATTCAGCcttggaaacaaaaccaacaaatgaAACATCCCCACCTATCAAATTTAAAATCCAGTATGTcagtaaataataaatgctTCACAGTATTTGAAAGGTTGGCATTTGTTCTGCAGCACTATGAAACTGTCTCTGCTGTGTCATACATCACACTTTAGCTTTTCAAtgtagaatgaaaaaaaataaaagagtaatACATGTTACACAACAGAACCTGTGCTCCTGCCTGCTAACTTTAGGACCTTCTAATGGGTCATCAACTGTATTTCTAAGAGGAGAAACTAACTCTCTAGTGAATAGGATCACCTGAGTCATTAATGCTCAGAGACCAGCACAACAGACCCATATGAGAACTTCTACAGGAATTAAAGTAGCACAATTTCATtctaaaacaaaattcagtTCACCAGAAAGAGGACATCCAAAAAGATCTCAAAGCTGTAACATACAACTAAGAACAACATACAACTTACCATTGTAAGCCCCCCCAGACCTTATTGATGTTCAAACTCACACAGAGACAATGCAAGATTATAATTAACAGCTGCTTATTTTACCTGTCAAGGGTTTGTCTTGAACACAGCACAGAACAGATGCCAGTGCTAcatttttataacatttctGCTTGCACAAAGGAAGTGATTGCACAAAGGAAGTGACTGCTAAACCAGCTTCAGTTTTTATACCTGAACAAAGTGCGTCCTCCAGCCTCACCAAAAATAACTGGTGTGTGTGGTGGCACTTGAAAGTAGCCATTTCCTTTCTGGACTCTATTCTCCTGCTCACCattcactgctggaaaaaaatacatacaaacaGTAAAACTGCACTGCACCTTAAGACTGAGTATGCATAGTCCAAAAAGTGTCCTTTCCACATACAGCTAATGTACATCATAAATTAACAAAATCATAAgcttcattaagaaaaaaaatatccccatTTCCAACACAAAACAAGTATATCAAAAGGAACACTAGTGTAATAAGATCAACACAGCATGTTTAAAATAGCCCTTTGTGGAAGGACTATTTCAAAAGCCTTTAAGAAAAGGGCAGTAGAGCTCACGAGTCAAAACCTGATTATTAGTTTTCTTTAGTTCCTCAACAGAACTGAAGATTTGTCAAACTGCACAATACTATTATTAGAAACCAACTAAAGAGATTCTTCTGACAAAagactattttttcccctctacacTGACAGATGTCAAAACAGTTTACTAGTAAGAGCACATTTCCTTGAAGTTACTGCATTCtaaattcaatttatttttagctAGTTATGGCATTACGGTCTTCAAACACTGAAGAATCTGATTCCACATCAGATGCTTAGGATACGATTAAAGAAATATCATTATTTATGCACCTTTTGAAGAAACCAGCTCCTAGTCATCATTCAGAAACCTTGAAACACAATATAGAAGCATTTAGGTGCCCTCTTTGCACTTGAGAAAGTTCATCTTGATTACAGTGCAGCCATCTAATTACTGCATCTGAACATGATGTTGAATTCAAGCaacaaaagaaatggaaatggcAGTCTCATGAAGTGAGTCATTTCTTAGCTTTCTAACCAGCAACACATGCAGGGCAAGAAAGGTCCAAAATCAAGGAAAGACATCCAAGAAAAGAACACCTAGTCTCTATTAGAAGgtgtgaaataaaactgaagttttaGCAAGTGAAAAGTTCTATATTTGAAAGATTTCCTTGGGACTATTAGGAGGAACCATagtgcatatatatatacatatatatatatatatatatacacacacatatacacttAAGTTCTTGCCTCTTTACAGAAATTTTGGTGTCTAACAGGTGcactttattttcttaagtTGCCGTTCAATGTCAGTTTCTTaactgctgcttttgaaagggaaaataaaggcTGGTTTTGTAGTGAATGTTCTAAGCATTCCACTAATCCACAATTATTCACAGAAATAAGCAGTGCAGCAGTGTTCCAGCAATACAGAAATCTGAGTTATACTTCCCATATATTTTCTGGCTCTCAAGCTGTAGACTGTGAACACGTAAAAGTGTGAGAATCAGCATCTTTACCCTGAAAAGCCTGCCAAGTGCTGGAAGCCTCCCTGGAGATAATTtttgataaaagaaaatagctaACTCTTGGCACAGTCTTTGTCATAAAATAGCAGGATGTTGCTGGACTTAGTTTTCTTAATTGCATTATctgtaaaatgtaatttcttagTTGCCAAAGATAAGACTTTTCAGTTAACTCTGACCTAggttgaattaattttaaaataattcacaaatTTTAGAAGTTATACAGTCTTTTATTCTGCCAAATACAAGCCCTATCTTATATTTTACATAGCTGTGCAGTTTCTCATGCATAATTAGACTTAGCATTATTGCTGCAAAACACCCTCTTCAAGGTGGTTTTGTATAGACCTACCCCATATATTATAATATCTACTGAATATACATTTTCCAAGAAATCCTTATTTTATATTGTTCATAACACCTAGAAGCAAATTGTCAAGAGAACACTGGCTAATGTTGAATAACTGAACTATTGCTCTTTGCTGACATTAGCTAGGGCTGCTTCTTTTCCAAATCAAGTCTTACTTTTGCCTTTTCCATCAAGATCTCACGTTTCTGTTAACTTCAGAGTCATCTGTTCACCTCATTTTTTATGGACTCGGGTTCTTAAGTTTTTTGCTGACTATTTCAAAAGAAAGGTGCTCAGCAAATTTTGGGgtaaagcaaattaaaagcattaaaaagcaGTCAATGCAAAGAGACACCTGCAAGACAGCAAGTCAAGTTGTGTCTGTTAAAGAAACAGAATCAAACAGAATGTATTAacaaatcctaaaaaaaaaaaaaaaaaaaaattaaaatgctaaCCATGATTTATTTCGTTTTCTTCTTCATCCATTGGATTGATATGTGTTCTAGGCCAATACTCCAGAAGTGCTTGTAGCAGAAGCCCTCCAAGGTTTACTGTCAACACACAGCAAGGTAGAACTCCAGTTACACAAAAACCATTGCCACCCTAATATTCTACATTTGATCCACAGCTGAAAACTTTCCCAGAAGTTTGAGCAGTTCTGTTCCCAAAACAAACTATGTAAAGGCACAGAAATCTCTTTATCACAGAGCTATAAGTCATAACTCTTCAGAAAAAGCTGATTTTAGAATCACTGATGCTGGATCACTCACATGCTGTAACATTCTCTAGCACTGGTAATAGTTCCAAATTTAGGAATGTTACTTTTACCCTTTTGATTCTTAAGGTTTTAAAACCAAGTTAAATCACAAACCTGAACATGacagaaatgtttccaaaaaaaagcaaatattctttCTGGAGAATTCTCTGCAGAATTTAGTCTCAAGAAAATAAGCTCTAAAATCCAACCAGCTACTGACATACGTGTCACTGGAATACTTTCAAACATAAATACTGGAATTTATTCTGCTTGTTTGTCTCAACAAAACACTAATATTAGTTAAAACTTACATTTTGGATCAGAACCATCTGGACTGCTAAATCCAGCATCTTTTGCTGAAACCCAGGCTGCAAAGCAGTCACTTTCGTCCAAAGTAATTGTCAACATCTGTTGGAAAAAGGCCACCAGGAAAAGGAATGCAGTAGTTGTTTTGTATTAAACAAGtctataaatttattttgttcacACTTAGCTGAGAATACAAACCAAAGAATTTCTAAATACATGAATGCACACTTTGTTTACCAAACTAATTCATAATTGGTATTGTTACCTTTATACTGGCCAtaccatgggaaaaaaaccccaaacaaatgaaaccaaaacccaaaacaatctGTTACTCAGATTATTAAGGACTGGGGTAAAAACTACTTtttggcttgaaaaaaaaataaatctaaccCATCAGATAAATGATGTGGGATATACACCACAGTAAAACCTTTGTGAACAGTGTATGAAAATCTATAAAATGTGACATTGGAACAACAGATGTAAGAGTTCTATCTCACCCCAGTTTTCAAGTCTACTGAGAACCAGTTTGGCACATACACCATTTTAAATCtcttcttaatttcttcttcaaaatCTACTTTCCCAAGGTCTTCAACTTTACATGCCTGTACaccaaaacaaatgcaaaaatttttAGATTCTGAGTATTGAGTCCTATCAACATCTCAGATCTTTTACTTGACTTTCATATACACTTGAAATGATTATGACTTATGATTTCTTCACAACTACTGTTatacagaaacacaaaagttaAGGATTCCAATTTTTCAAGTTCCCCCCATCAGTATCAATATTTCAGTGAAACTTTCCAGCAAACACCAATATTTGTTACGGATCTAGTAGCACATTCAGTTTGACATCAGTACCCATCCTCATGTCTGAAacagatgcaggaaaaaaaaaaaaaaaaagctcaaaatgcCCCCTCCCCTTTCAAAAAGCAATCTGGATTATGTCTTGGGACAGAAAGATGTAATTTCTACCATAGGAGTCCCTCAAagtaaatataatatatataaaaaggtAGAAAACAATTAATCATCCAACAGTAGATGTTTAATCTGAAATCATATACTTACCTTCAAGACATCCCAGTATGCCACATTATTATTTGTGTCTTTGGTTAATATGTGTCTCTTGTCATTAAGAATGTGGCACTGAATAATACTAGCACCCCctagcaaacaaacaagaattAAGGTCActacagtgaattttttttttctctagtatAACATTATATTAAGCTTTGTAACATGACATGTGTGATTGTTCTTTGGTTTCACTATTTTATGTAAGAGTTGGATATCACTAAGGTTTAAACACTATTTTAACTGTAACTAGCACTAGCTTTATGATAAGCATCTCTTTTGGTTGAAATCCTAAGTATTAAGTACCTAAAAATCTTGAACCAGTCTTTAGGATCTTCTATTTCTGTTAAAGACAGCAGATTTTAGAAGGTACCTTAGAAAGCAGCTGTTTACCTTTTATAACTTGGTCAGGCTGTGTACACAGGGGTGGTATAGGATTGGTACAATCATTATCATAGTCTCCAGATGATCTAAAATTATGAATTCCCTTCAAAGtctaaagaaagaaacaaaataatgacCTATTCAGAATAATCTATAAACTTTGCTTTTATCTGTAACAACTGCCAGTTCATGCTGCTATTTAGATGCTAAGTGTTGAGTGCCAATTGAGATAATTAATTTCTCCAACCAGCACGACAATAGAGCAAAGAAAGTAATTCAAAACTTAATGACTTTTGATCAATTTCATCATTGgcattttacaattttttaaaagagagctTAAAGATCATAACGAGTCACAGACAAATTGCAAGCAACGGTCCAACAGTTCCCAAACCAAAATTGCAAATGCCATGATTACTTAATTGAATTCATAGTATAAAATGTATCACTTACCCATTTATTCACAGAGGATTTAGTTGTTGCAACCcaaagagctggaggaggatcAGCTGATCTATCAAGTTCCATCTAAATAATGAAACCACAGATACTTTCAGGAACACTTAACctaattttcctttgttttattaatattgGCTCTGTGCAGATCTACTCCCACGTTTGGATGGATCTCAGAAGCAGCACTACTTTCAGTTTACTGAAGAGATACTAAGTTTAAAGGAAAAGTAACTGAGGCACACTTTTTGAAGCTCCAGAAAAACTGTTTCAAGTATGCAGCAAATAAATTCTGGGCATGGCAATAGTAGATGCAATGTGCCTCACCAACAAGTATTTAAGTTATGATTACAGCATGATGCAATCCTCTCAATGCACAGTTTGATAAGTACAATGTTTACTGAATTACTTTGCTTCAAACACTTCACATGGCTAGAAAGAGAATGCAAGAAGCTCTGTACcaataataaaaagcagaactttATATATTTGGCTTTGTTGTTACATTTCTTGGACTGTAGCTACTTTCAGCTGCACACTTCTTATACACCTACATGTTCCAAGGTTCTGTCATCTGGAGTTACAGAAAGCCAAAACATTCCCCAAAGCAGCCTTTGCAGAAGACTCAAACACGTGCATGCAGTTTTCTCAGAACATGTCATGTTTAGGTGTTCAAAAAGCCTACAGTAAGTTTTATTCCAGGTTCCCAGGAGTACATAACATATAACAGTCCTGTGCATACATGTTGCTATTAAGAAACATGAACTTTGGTCTAAAGACTTGGCAATTCCAGTTTAGTTTCTTAAAACCATACTAGAGTCTGGTAAAAACAACTTTTCATTTTTGACTCATACTCAGTTTCAGTAACACTTGAATTTACATATTTTAGGTAGCTGCTGGGATTTATCTTCTTCAAACAACTACATTCCAGGTGTAATACAGGAGACAAAGCTAATATCCTGAAGATGTGGTGTATTAAACACATCCTTTTATCCCTTCTACCCTAAGCCACTATCTCATCAGACACCATGCAATACAATTAAGCTTTTATACTGTCATTCCAGTATGACTGAGCACTGGAAtaagttgcccagagaggttctgaaGTCTCCATTGTCTGAGATATTCAAAAGCATCTGGACCCAGCTGTAGATGGCCCTCCTTGAGCAAGGATACTGGtccagatgatctccagaggtccctttctGCCCTCAACCAGCCTGTGATtctttgaattaaaattaaataccttAAGAACTGGTGCCTTTTCTTCACAGATAAGCACACGGATATCAGGATTTCGTAAATCTGTACAATAAATCTTCCTGTCTCTTCCTCCTGAATAAACATGAGTGAAGGCTTCATTGACCTGAAGAGCCCAAACACCTTCATCATGGACTCGGTACGTGGCTATGCACCTCTGCTGCCCAAGGGACCACAGGCGGATGGTCCCATCAGAGCTGCCTGAAAGACACTGAGCAACAACCACCAAATTTCAATCAAGCAGGTATTTAAGccctctaaaaatattttttccataaagaGCTTTCATCATTCTTGTGAAATGGTTATATTTTTCCACTAAGACAGTGCTAAATGAAGACTGGAAGTCAACTCCAGTCACAATTTGCGGACATTTTATGGAAAACACCCCCGCTATACCTAGGGGGTATAAATATActgtaatatatttatatttaatctGTAATAAAACAGAGCTTTCACCAGTCTCCCTCCCTTAGTCACCAAGGATCTGTAGAATACTTGTTAAGCTACTTCCTGTGATCTATGacacaaaataataattctgaaaaagaCTAATGACATCACTGAGTTCTGTAAAATGCCCTCGTCTCAAGCTAAAGCACAAACCTGGGTGCCATCTCTGTTCAACAGCAAAGCTTTTACGTTGTCTGTGTGCCCTTTGAGTTTCATTAGTTTTGCACAAGTTCTCGGATCCCACACCCTTAGAACCTGTAAAAACAGACATTGGAAAACTGCCATCAGCATCATTCTTCCCAGCAGCTCATTTTCTCTACAGAAAATCAAACCCTTCAGAATAAACTGACCCTTATTCCAATCATGCAGACATCTGCCACCAAAAATATACTTCATTAGAACAAGACAGACATAACTAGATCTTATGCATCCCTAATAATAACATgtgattttctttgtttgattttcatttcattagttctgtttttttctgtcttctgaagAAATTAGAGAGTGAAAAGTGACAGGAAAGAGGACAGTGTGAtgtgggttaaaaaaaaaaaaaagattcagagaATCCTCTCAGATGCTTCACTGATGTATCCTGTTTTCATAGTTATattaatttggaaataaaattctcTCAAGGTTAGAGTAGGTAATAAACAACTTGCAAGAGACTTGCAGGGAATTTGCCTTCCTTTATAATATGGAGCATGGGCAACCTCTTGGGAACACTTGAACTTCACTAGCTCACTTCATTTCCCATCTCCTGCAGGGGTCTTAAATTGCTGGCACCACTTCTTGCT
Coding sequences within:
- the WDR48 gene encoding WD repeat-containing protein 48, which gives rise to MAAHHRQNTAGRRKVQVSYVIRDEVEKYNRNGVNALQLDPALNRLFTAGRDSIIRIWSVSQHKQDPYIASMEHHTDWVNDIVLCCNGKTLISASSDTTVKVWNAHKGFCMSTLRTHKDYVKALAYAKDKELVASAGLDRQIFLWDVNTLTALTASNNTVTTSSLSGNKDSIYSLAMNQMGTVIVSGSTEKVLRVWDPRTCAKLMKLKGHTDNVKALLLNRDGTQCLSGSSDGTIRLWSLGQQRCIATYRVHDEGVWALQVNEAFTHVYSGGRDRKIYCTDLRNPDIRVLICEEKAPVLKMELDRSADPPPALWVATTKSSVNKWTLKGIHNFRSSGDYDNDCTNPIPPLCTQPDQVIKGGASIIQCHILNDKRHILTKDTNNNVAYWDVLKACKVEDLGKVDFEEEIKKRFKMVYVPNWFSVDLKTGMLTITLDESDCFAAWVSAKDAGFSSPDGSDPKLNLGGLLLQALLEYWPRTHINPMDEEENEINHVNGEQENRVQKGNGYFQVPPHTPVIFGEAGGRTLFRLLCRDSGGETESMLLNETVPQWVIDITVDKNMPKFNKIPFYLQPHSSSGAKTLKKDRLSASDMLQVRKVMEHVYEKIINLDNESQTTSSSNNEKAGEQEKEEDIAVLAEEKIELLCQDQVLDPNMDLRTVKHFIWKSGGDLTLHYRQKST